From one Humulus lupulus chromosome 8, drHumLupu1.1, whole genome shotgun sequence genomic stretch:
- the LOC133796875 gene encoding cytochrome P450 704C1-like: MDILYIIVTFIAVSLLTIILSFSLFLLKIYTGKSIRDPSYPPVNGTVFSQLIYFSKLYDYQTEVATKWSTFRLLAWGHSEVYTTDPRNIEHVLKTHFDKYSKGQTNQLIVTDLLGHGIFAVDGDKWRQQRKLASFEFSTRVLRDFSCSVFRKNANKLVGAVSRFSVSGRVFDMQDLLMRCALDSIFKVGFGVELNCLEGSNKEGSAFMKAFDDSNALTYGRYVDPIWELKRYLSIGSEAALKKNIKVIDDFVNQLIKNKRNLLAQNQDCNDKEDILSRFLMESKKDPEQMNDKYLRDIILNFIIAGKDTSANTLSWFFYMLCKNPLIQEKLAQEIREVVGDFTYSIDDFIENITDAALEQMHYLHAALTETLRLYPVVPVNGRCADIDDTLPDGFKVKKGDGVYYISYAMGRMPHIWGEDAEEFRPERWLVNGTFQPESPFKFIAFHAGLRICLGKDFAYRQMKILSIALLRFFRFKLADDTKKVTYRTMFTLHIDGELPVCAVSRAAS, from the exons ATGGACATCCTATACATCATCGTCACTTTCATAGCAGTTTCATTACTTACTATTATTCTAAGCTTCTCTTTGTTTCTGCTAAAAATTTACACAGGAAAGTCCATAAGGGACCCTTCATATCCACCTGTAAACGGCACTGTTTTTAGCCAACTCATATACTTCAGTAAACTCTACGATTACCAAACCGAAGTGGCCACTAAGTGGTCAACCTTCCGGTTACTTGCCTGGGGCCATAGCGAAGTTTACACCACCGACCCGAGAAACATCGAGCATGTTCTCAAAACCCACTTCGATAAGTATTCAAAAGGTCAAACCAACCAACTTATAGTAACCGATCTCCTTGGCCATGGCATATTTGCAGTTGATGGAGACAAATGGAGGCAGCAGAGGAAACTTGCCAGCTTTGAGTTTTCCACAAGAGTTCTTAGAGATTTTAGTTGCTCTGTGTTTAGAAAAAATGCCAATAAACTCGTCGGAGCCGTTTCCCGGTTTTCGGTTTCGGGTCGGGTTTTTGATATGCAA GATTTGCTTATGAGATGTGCTTTGGATTCTATATTCAAAGTTGGATTTGGGGTTGAATTGAATTGCTTGGAGGGATCAAACAAAGAAGGGAGTGCCTTCATGAAAGCCTTTGATGATTCAAATGCTTTGACATATGGGCGCTATGTGGATCCAATATGGGAATTAAAAAGATATTTGAGCATCGGTTCTGAAGCTGCCCTTAAGAAGAATATTAAAGTCATTGATGATTTTGTGAATCAACTTATCAAGAACAAGAGGAACTTGTTAGCACAGAACCAAGATTGT AATGACAAGGAGGACATACTTTCAAGGTTTCTAATGGAGAGCAAGAAGGATCCAGAGCAAATGAATGATAAGTATTTGAGAGATATAATTCTGAACTTTATAATTGCTGGCAAAGATACCAGTGCAAATACACTCTCTTGGTTTTTCTACATGCTATGCAAGAACCCTCTAATACAGGAAAAATTAGCACAAGAAATAAGAGAAGTCGTTGGTGATTTCACATACAGCATCGATGATTTCATAGAAAACATAACTGATGCTGCTCTTGAACAAATGCATTATCTTCACGCAGCACTGACAGAGACCTTAAGGCTATATCCTGTAGTCCCTGTA AATGGGAGATGTGCAGATATAGATGATACTCTTCCTGATGGCTTTAAAGTAAAAAAAGGAGATGGAGTATACTACATTTCCTATGCCATGGGAAGAATGCCTCATATTTGGGGAGAAGATGCTGAAGAATTTCGACCTGAAAGATGGCTTGTCAATGGAACTTTTCAGCCCGAATCGCCATTCAAATTCATAGCATTTCAC GCAGGCCTTCGTATCTGTCTTGGTAAGGACTTTGCATACCGGCAGATGAAGATACTATCCATTGCCCTTCTTCGGTTTTTCCGATTCAAGTTAGCTGATGACACTAAAAAAGTAACTTACAGAACCATGTTCACACTACACATCGATGGTGAGCTCCCTGTATGTGCAGTTTCAAGGGCAGCCTCATAA